Proteins encoded by one window of Cylindrospermum stagnale PCC 7417:
- a CDS encoding NAD-dependent epimerase/dehydratase family protein, giving the protein MNKKRILVTGASGCIGHYISEALIKNTDHELYLLVRNPSKLQVDTQARPGIHVLQGDMQKISQFAELLPTIDTAVLTATSWGGDGIFDVNVFKTLELLSLLNPDKCEQVIYFSTASVLDRHNQLLKESGQIGTDYIRTKFHCLQQLDKLAIAPKITTVFPTLVLGGDDKKPYSHLTSGIPEVTKYINLIRFLQVDGSFHFIHGRDIATVVEYLINEPPKEDEPRRFVLGQSELSVNQAVEEVCAYLGKRIYFRIPLSIALANVLIKVFRIQMAAWDRFCMNYRHFTYDNIINPDSFGLPNYCATMTDVLKISGVETGNPKNK; this is encoded by the coding sequence ATGAACAAGAAACGAATTTTAGTAACCGGCGCAAGTGGCTGTATAGGTCACTATATAAGTGAAGCCTTAATTAAAAACACAGATCACGAATTGTATCTGTTAGTGAGAAACCCCAGTAAACTGCAAGTTGATACCCAAGCACGTCCTGGTATCCATGTTTTGCAGGGTGATATGCAAAAAATTAGTCAATTTGCCGAGTTATTGCCCACCATTGATACGGCAGTACTAACGGCAACATCTTGGGGCGGCGATGGTATATTTGATGTGAATGTCTTCAAAACTCTAGAGTTGCTGAGTCTGTTAAATCCAGATAAATGCGAACAGGTAATTTATTTTTCTACTGCTAGCGTTTTGGACCGCCACAACCAACTACTGAAAGAATCCGGGCAAATAGGTACAGATTATATCCGTACTAAATTCCATTGTTTACAGCAGTTAGATAAATTAGCGATCGCCCCGAAAATCACCACTGTATTTCCCACCCTAGTTTTAGGCGGCGATGACAAAAAGCCTTATTCTCATCTAACATCTGGTATTCCAGAAGTTACCAAATATATTAACTTGATTCGTTTTCTACAGGTGGACGGTAGTTTTCACTTTATCCACGGGCGAGATATTGCCACTGTAGTCGAATATTTAATTAATGAACCACCCAAAGAAGACGAACCACGCCGATTTGTTTTAGGTCAATCTGAGTTAAGTGTCAATCAAGCAGTAGAAGAAGTCTGCGCCTATTTGGGTAAAAGGATTTACTTTCGCATTCCCCTGTCTATCGCCTTAGCTAATGTGCTGATTAAAGTATTTCGCATTCAAATGGCTGCATGGGACAGGTTTTGTATGAACTATCGCCATTTTACTTACGACAATATTATCAATCCTGATAGTTTCGGCTTGCCAAATTACTGTGCAACCATGACCGATGTTTTGAAAATTAGCGGCGTCGAAACGGGTAATCCAAAAAATAAATGA
- a CDS encoding RNA-guided endonuclease InsQ/TnpB family protein, whose product MYRAIKVRIYPTDEQESYLSQCFGNTRWLWNYMLNATTTAYKETGKGLSKAAMDKLLPLLKKEYEWLGLAYSQVLQRVTFNLSSAFVNFFEGRAKFPNFKSKHGLQSIQYPQNVKLIPQDSVVKFPGSLGLMKTVFHKELPDAKFTTVTISKNADGRYYASILFNQADNPVVAIRDAIGVDLGLKNFAITSEGSKYDLPKKQLAKLEKNRKRQQKKLAKKTDKTSNKRRKAKRLVAKVSSKIARVREDFLHKLSRKIAYENQVICVEDLAVKNMVKNHNLAKAISDQGWGMFQTMLKYKAEKFGHTYIEIGRFFPSSQLCSETLLPIPMLQKGYDSLGVRFVDCPHCQKQHDRDINAAINIRNEGLRILELGTSSSALGGDVRPKSSGRKKSTKVEAIPVELGSLHCTERSV is encoded by the coding sequence ATGTATAGAGCGATTAAAGTGAGAATTTATCCAACTGACGAGCAAGAGTCTTATCTATCTCAGTGTTTCGGTAACACTCGATGGTTGTGGAATTATATGCTTAATGCCACGACTACCGCTTATAAAGAAACAGGAAAAGGACTTTCTAAAGCAGCTATGGATAAGTTGCTTCCTCTTTTAAAAAAAGAATATGAATGGTTAGGACTTGCGTACAGTCAAGTATTGCAACGAGTAACATTCAACCTTTCTAGCGCGTTTGTTAATTTCTTTGAGGGGCGTGCTAAATTCCCTAACTTTAAATCTAAACATGGTTTGCAATCAATTCAGTATCCCCAAAACGTAAAACTAATACCACAGGACTCTGTTGTTAAGTTTCCCGGTAGTTTGGGATTAATGAAAACTGTGTTTCACAAAGAACTACCTGATGCAAAATTCACTACTGTAACAATATCCAAAAATGCAGACGGTAGATACTACGCTTCTATTCTTTTTAATCAAGCTGATAATCCAGTAGTGGCAATTAGAGACGCTATTGGAGTTGACTTAGGATTAAAGAATTTTGCTATAACTTCAGAAGGCTCAAAATATGACCTACCCAAAAAACAATTAGCAAAGTTAGAAAAGAATAGAAAACGCCAGCAGAAAAAGTTAGCTAAGAAGACAGATAAAACTTCTAACAAACGTCGTAAAGCCAAACGCTTAGTTGCAAAAGTCTCTAGCAAAATAGCTAGAGTTAGAGAGGATTTTCTGCACAAGCTATCTCGCAAAATAGCATACGAAAACCAAGTTATTTGTGTAGAAGATTTAGCAGTTAAAAATATGGTGAAGAACCATAACTTAGCAAAAGCTATCAGTGACCAGGGATGGGGGATGTTTCAAACCATGCTCAAATACAAAGCCGAGAAATTTGGTCATACCTATATTGAAATAGGTCGTTTCTTTCCATCTTCTCAACTTTGTAGCGAGACTCTACTACCAATCCCAATGCTGCAAAAAGGTTATGATTCATTGGGTGTAAGATTTGTAGATTGCCCTCACTGCCAGAAACAGCATGATAGAGACATCAACGCTGCAATAAATATTAGAAATGAAGGATTGCGAATTTTGGAGTTAGGGACTAGCTCTTCTGCCCTTGGAGGGGATGTAAGACCAAAGTCTTCGGGACGTAAAAAATCTACGAAGGTCGAGGCAATCCCTGTTGAATTGGGAAGCCTACACTGTACCGAAAGGTCAGTGTAG
- the hemE gene encoding uroporphyrinogen decarboxylase: MGVSLTAPHLLRAARGEVVDRPPVWMMRQAGRYMKAYRDLREKYPSFRDRSEIPEVAIEVSLQPWRAFQPDGVILFSDIVTPLPGLGIDMDIAEGKGPIIHSPIRTSAQVDHLHPLDPEAALPFIKTILQALRQEVGNQSTVLGFVGAPWTLAAYAVEGKGSKTYSIIKNMAFTEPTMLHQLLSKLADAIAIYMRYQIDCGAQVVQMFDSWAGQLSPQDYDTFALPYQKRVFQQVKATHPDTPLILLVSGSAGVLERMAQSGADIVTVDWSVDMADARARLGKDVKVQGNLDPGVLFGSKDFIRDRILDTVRKAGNWGHILNLGHGVLPETPEENVAFFFETAKKLNALV; the protein is encoded by the coding sequence ATGGGTGTTTCCTTAACGGCTCCTCATCTCCTGCGGGCTGCTCGTGGTGAAGTTGTAGATCGTCCCCCGGTATGGATGATGCGACAAGCGGGACGATATATGAAAGCTTACCGGGATTTAAGGGAGAAGTATCCTTCATTTCGCGATCGCTCGGAAATTCCAGAAGTAGCGATTGAAGTTTCCCTACAACCTTGGAGAGCTTTCCAGCCAGATGGAGTGATCTTATTTTCTGACATTGTCACTCCTTTGCCTGGTTTAGGCATTGACATGGACATTGCAGAAGGTAAAGGCCCGATTATTCACTCGCCCATTCGCACATCTGCACAAGTCGATCACCTGCATCCCTTAGATCCAGAAGCAGCCCTGCCGTTTATCAAAACAATTTTGCAGGCATTGCGTCAGGAAGTGGGCAATCAATCAACGGTGTTAGGCTTTGTGGGTGCGCCGTGGACATTGGCAGCTTATGCGGTGGAGGGTAAAGGATCGAAAACTTACTCGATCATCAAAAATATGGCATTCACAGAGCCAACGATGTTGCATCAGTTGTTAAGCAAATTGGCTGATGCGATCGCCATTTATATGCGCTATCAAATTGATTGTGGTGCTCAAGTTGTGCAAATGTTCGATTCTTGGGCAGGACAATTGAGTCCTCAAGATTATGATACCTTTGCTCTGCCTTACCAAAAAAGGGTTTTCCAGCAAGTCAAAGCAACTCATCCCGATACGCCTTTGATTTTGCTCGTTAGCGGTAGTGCAGGTGTGCTGGAGAGAATGGCACAATCCGGTGCGGATATCGTCACTGTAGATTGGTCAGTGGATATGGCAGATGCACGGGCGAGATTGGGTAAGGATGTTAAAGTCCAGGGAAATCTTGACCCAGGTGTGTTATTTGGTTCTAAAGATTTTATTCGCGATCGCATTTTGGATACGGTTCGCAAAGCCGGCAATTGGGGACACATCCTCAATCTCGGTCACGGTGTACTACCAGAAACACCAGAAGAAAATGTCGCTTTCTTCTTTGAAACAGCAAAAAAACTGAATGCACTTGTATAA
- a CDS encoding S9 family peptidase yields MNKNKIVQNIVKAPVAEKQPQILELHGDQRVDDYFWLRDIDNPKAIAYLEAENAYTTVMMQHTEALQTKLYDEMLARIKETDLSVPYRKDDYYYYSRTEAEKAYPLYCRKHQSLDAPEEILLDENILANGHDFFDLGVLAISPNHQILAYSVDTEGIEEFTLFFLNLTTHQLYPETILNTDCSFAWANDNQTCFYTKVDDASRPYQLFRHTLGTPDSEDVLLYEEPDDTYSLYIDKTSSEAYILVALQSTITTEIHYLDANYPHSNLQLIYPRTTGIEYDIEHHSDYFYILTNDAATNFKLVKTPIAAPTKDNWQTITPHRDDVMLSGISLFANYLVIYEINRGLETARVQNLTTSEEHSITFPEPTYDFSEGNNPEFNTNILRFHYTSFITPQSVFDYDMETNQRELKKETEVLGGYDKTQYHSEWLMATAQDGTQVPISIVYKKGIKKDGKNPLLLTGYGAYGQAYFASFSSTQLTLLDRGVMFAIAHIRGGEEMGRKWYESGKFLQKKNTFTDFIACAEYLITEGWTASERLVITGGSAGGLLMGAVINMRPDLFKAVVAHVPFVDIVTTILDTSLPLSVMEWEEWGNPNDKLYYDYIKSYSPYDNVEAKHYPDMLITAGLNDSRVKYWEPAKWTAKLRELKTDNNILLLKTNMDAGHGGASDRYESLREQAFEYAFILDRLGLGDS; encoded by the coding sequence ATGAATAAAAATAAAATTGTCCAAAATATTGTGAAAGCACCCGTCGCCGAAAAACAGCCCCAGATTTTAGAGTTGCATGGCGATCAGCGAGTAGACGACTACTTTTGGCTGCGCGACATCGACAACCCAAAAGCGATCGCCTATCTAGAAGCCGAAAACGCTTACACCACAGTTATGATGCAGCACACAGAAGCACTGCAAACAAAACTCTATGACGAAATGCTAGCGCGGATCAAAGAAACTGACCTGTCAGTACCATACCGCAAAGATGACTATTACTATTATTCCCGGACAGAAGCCGAAAAAGCTTACCCACTTTACTGCCGCAAACATCAAAGTTTAGATGCGCCCGAAGAAATTTTACTAGATGAAAACATCTTAGCCAATGGACATGACTTTTTTGACCTAGGTGTATTAGCAATTAGTCCCAATCATCAAATATTAGCTTATTCAGTTGATACCGAAGGTATTGAAGAATTCACACTTTTTTTCCTAAATCTAACCACGCACCAGTTATACCCCGAAACCATCCTCAATACAGATTGTTCTTTTGCATGGGCTAACGATAACCAAACCTGTTTTTACACTAAAGTTGATGATGCTAGCCGTCCCTATCAACTATTTAGACACACCCTAGGCACACCCGATTCGGAGGATGTGCTACTTTATGAAGAACCAGACGATACTTACTCTTTATATATAGACAAAACCTCTAGCGAAGCATATATTTTAGTAGCTTTACAAAGCACTATCACCACAGAAATTCACTATTTAGATGCTAATTATCCCCATAGTAATTTGCAGTTAATCTACCCACGCACTACAGGGATAGAATACGATATTGAACATCACAGCGATTACTTTTATATCCTGACTAATGACGCAGCTACCAACTTTAAATTAGTCAAAACTCCTATCGCTGCGCCAACAAAAGACAATTGGCAAACCATAACTCCCCATCGAGATGATGTCATGCTATCAGGCATTAGTCTCTTTGCCAATTACTTAGTAATTTATGAAATAAATCGAGGTTTGGAAACTGCCAGAGTGCAAAACCTCACAACAAGTGAAGAACATAGTATTACCTTTCCTGAGCCTACCTATGATTTTTCTGAAGGCAATAATCCAGAATTTAATACTAATATCTTACGTTTTCATTACACCTCATTTATCACACCACAATCGGTTTTCGATTACGACATGGAAACCAATCAGCGGGAATTGAAAAAAGAAACAGAAGTTTTGGGAGGTTACGATAAAACTCAATATCACAGTGAGTGGCTGATGGCTACAGCCCAAGATGGAACCCAAGTTCCCATATCCATCGTTTACAAAAAGGGAATCAAAAAAGACGGTAAAAATCCCTTATTACTCACAGGTTATGGTGCTTACGGACAAGCCTATTTTGCGTCTTTTTCATCAACTCAACTTACACTGTTAGATCGAGGAGTAATGTTTGCCATTGCTCATATTCGTGGCGGCGAAGAAATGGGGCGTAAGTGGTATGAGTCAGGTAAATTTTTGCAGAAAAAAAACACTTTCACCGATTTTATCGCTTGTGCTGAATATCTAATTACCGAAGGGTGGACAGCAAGCGAACGCCTAGTAATTACCGGCGGTAGTGCGGGCGGTTTATTGATGGGAGCAGTCATCAATATGCGTCCCGACCTGTTTAAAGCAGTAGTTGCCCATGTGCCCTTTGTAGATATAGTAACTACAATACTAGATACTTCCTTGCCTCTGTCAGTCATGGAATGGGAAGAATGGGGTAATCCTAACGACAAACTTTATTACGACTACATCAAATCTTATTCACCCTACGATAACGTCGAAGCGAAACATTACCCAGATATGCTGATTACCGCCGGCTTAAATGATTCTCGCGTCAAATATTGGGAGCCAGCCAAGTGGACAGCCAAACTCCGGGAACTCAAAACAGATAACAATATTCTCCTGTTGAAAACCAACATGGATGCAGGACATGGTGGTGCATCTGACCGTTATGAAAGTTTACGAGAACAAGCCTTTGAATATGCCTTTATTTTGGATAGGTTGGGTTTGGGAGATAGTTGA
- the fba gene encoding class II fructose-bisphosphate aldolase (catalyzes the reversible aldol condensation of dihydroxyacetonephosphate and glyceraldehyde 3-phosphate in the Calvin cycle, glycolysis, and/or gluconeogenesis): MALVPLRLLLDHAAENGYGIPAFNVNNLEQIQAILKAAVETDSPVILQASRGARNYAGENFLRHLILAAVETYPHIPIVMHQDHGNAPATCYSAIKNNFTSVMMDGSLEADAKTPASFEYNVNVTREVVNVAHALGVSVEGELGCLGSLETGAGEAEDGHGFEGTLDHSQLLTDPDEAVDFVEATQVDALAVAIGTSHGAYKFTRKPTGEILAISRIEEIHRRLPNTHLVMHGSSSVPEDLLALINQYGGAIPETYGVPVEEIQKGIKSGVRKVNIDTDNRLAITAAVREALAKKPEEFDPRHFLKPSIVYMQKVCADRYAQFGTAGNASKIKQISLEDFAAKYAKGELKVKAAAKV, encoded by the coding sequence ATGGCGCTTGTACCACTGCGGCTGCTTTTGGATCACGCGGCTGAAAACGGTTACGGCATCCCAGCTTTTAACGTTAACAATTTAGAGCAGATTCAGGCAATCCTGAAGGCCGCTGTAGAAACAGATAGCCCTGTAATTTTACAAGCTTCTCGTGGCGCCCGCAATTATGCTGGTGAAAACTTCTTACGCCACCTGATTTTGGCAGCGGTAGAAACCTATCCTCATATTCCCATTGTCATGCACCAGGATCATGGTAATGCTCCTGCTACCTGCTACTCAGCAATTAAGAACAACTTCACCAGCGTGATGATGGATGGTTCGCTGGAAGCTGATGCTAAGACCCCCGCTAGCTTCGAGTACAACGTCAATGTTACCCGCGAAGTGGTGAATGTAGCTCATGCTCTAGGTGTGAGCGTTGAAGGTGAACTCGGTTGTTTGGGTTCTCTGGAAACTGGTGCAGGTGAAGCTGAAGATGGTCACGGGTTTGAAGGCACACTCGACCACTCCCAATTACTAACTGACCCCGACGAAGCTGTTGACTTCGTAGAAGCAACTCAAGTAGATGCTTTGGCTGTGGCTATCGGTACCAGTCATGGTGCTTACAAGTTTACCCGCAAGCCAACCGGCGAAATTTTGGCAATCAGCCGCATTGAAGAAATTCACCGTCGTCTACCTAACACCCACTTGGTAATGCACGGTTCTTCTTCTGTACCTGAAGATTTGCTGGCACTGATTAACCAGTATGGTGGTGCAATACCAGAAACCTACGGCGTACCCGTGGAAGAAATCCAAAAGGGTATCAAGAGCGGTGTGCGTAAAGTCAACATCGACACCGATAACCGTCTAGCGATTACCGCTGCTGTACGTGAAGCTTTGGCTAAAAAACCAGAGGAATTTGACCCCCGTCACTTCCTCAAGCCTTCTATTGTATATATGCAGAAGGTTTGTGCTGATCGCTATGCACAATTTGGTACTGCCGGCAACGCTAGCAAGATTAAGCAGATTTCTTTGGAAGATTTCGCTGCTAAGTATGCTAAGGGCGAACTCAAGGTCAAGGCTGCTGCTAAAGTTTAA
- a CDS encoding primary-amine oxidase: MIKRLRWFFRLAIVIIVFISISLGLMAILSAQQPIISHPLTSLTEAEISTAVSVLKQEKTLSETAAFPIIALQEPDKNEVIAFTPGKPFTRQVFLVVYERSQNKTFEGIVDLKTKTLHSWKQIPNAQPALFPLDYKLAEEVVKSHPQWQKAMQKRGITDFDSIQISCWAPGILSQQEETAGNRLCRALSYYKGKHWNFYGSPIEGVLATVDLNKGKIASFVDNGVVPFSKENWDYDIKSLGKLLSPPKALNILQPQGKSFQINGNEIKWQGWQFRYLMHPRDGLVLYLVNYSDGENVRPVLYRASLSEMVVPYGDPNPNWTFRNAFDVGEYSLGLLGNKMELGKDIPENGVLLDAVFANGHGETYTMPKVIGIYERDNGILWKHYEFNTQRNDLRRSRELVIKITATVDNYDYGINWIFHQDGTLEIENELTGIMLTQGTTAEKQSEANSYGQLIAKNIFGVHHQHFFNYRLDMDVDGQANSVMEMNVFGLPINDQNPLGNAIVVEKTPLAKETAAVRDLDMKHSREWMISADKKNALGAAPGYMLMPGGNSPFFPVEKAKIREKAEFATHHVWVTKYKPGELYAGGDYPNQTNPGQGLPQYIADDESLTGEDVVLWYTMGVTHIPRPEDWPVMPTHRVGFKLIPRGFFSRNPAINLPE, from the coding sequence ATGATTAAAAGGCTGAGGTGGTTTTTTAGGCTAGCTATTGTCATCATTGTTTTCATTTCTATCTCACTCGGATTGATGGCAATATTGTCCGCTCAACAGCCGATTATTTCCCATCCTTTGACTTCGTTAACAGAGGCAGAAATTAGTACGGCTGTTTCGGTGCTCAAACAAGAAAAAACCTTGAGCGAAACCGCAGCTTTCCCGATTATTGCCTTGCAAGAACCAGACAAAAACGAAGTTATAGCTTTTACACCTGGTAAACCATTTACACGCCAGGTTTTTTTGGTAGTCTATGAGCGATCGCAAAATAAAACTTTTGAAGGTATTGTTGATCTAAAAACCAAAACCTTACATTCTTGGAAACAAATCCCCAATGCTCAACCTGCCTTATTTCCTCTAGACTACAAGTTAGCAGAAGAGGTAGTCAAATCTCATCCCCAATGGCAAAAAGCCATGCAAAAGCGGGGAATTACAGATTTCGATTCTATCCAAATCAGTTGTTGGGCACCAGGAATATTGAGTCAACAGGAAGAAACAGCAGGTAATCGCCTGTGTCGCGCCTTATCTTACTACAAAGGCAAACACTGGAATTTTTACGGTAGTCCCATTGAAGGTGTTTTAGCAACCGTCGATTTGAACAAAGGTAAAATCGCCAGCTTTGTAGATAACGGTGTAGTTCCTTTTTCCAAAGAAAACTGGGACTATGATATTAAGTCTTTAGGCAAATTACTTTCACCACCGAAAGCATTAAACATACTCCAACCTCAAGGCAAAAGTTTCCAAATAAACGGCAATGAAATTAAATGGCAAGGTTGGCAGTTTCGCTATCTAATGCATCCCCGTGATGGCTTAGTGTTGTATCTGGTAAATTACAGCGACGGGGAAAATGTTAGACCGGTGCTATATCGCGCCAGCCTATCAGAAATGGTAGTACCTTATGGCGATCCCAATCCTAACTGGACATTTCGCAACGCCTTTGATGTTGGGGAATATAGCCTTGGGTTGTTAGGAAACAAGATGGAATTAGGTAAAGATATTCCAGAAAACGGCGTTTTACTAGATGCCGTATTTGCTAATGGTCACGGAGAAACTTACACAATGCCAAAGGTTATCGGCATCTACGAGAGAGATAACGGCATCCTCTGGAAGCATTATGAATTCAACACCCAGCGTAATGATCTGCGTCGCAGTCGTGAATTAGTCATCAAAATAACGGCAACAGTTGACAACTATGATTACGGCATCAATTGGATCTTTCACCAAGATGGCACTTTAGAAATTGAGAACGAGTTAACGGGTATTATGCTGACACAGGGAACAACGGCTGAAAAACAGTCTGAGGCTAATTCCTATGGTCAGTTAATCGCCAAAAATATCTTTGGGGTACATCATCAGCACTTTTTTAACTACCGCCTAGATATGGATGTAGATGGTCAGGCGAATTCTGTGATGGAAATGAACGTTTTCGGCTTACCCATCAATGATCAAAATCCTCTAGGAAATGCCATTGTAGTAGAAAAAACCCCATTGGCAAAAGAAACCGCTGCTGTGCGTGATTTGGATATGAAACACAGTCGAGAATGGATGATAAGTGCAGATAAAAAGAATGCTTTGGGTGCTGCGCCTGGATATATGCTAATGCCGGGAGGAAATTCGCCATTTTTCCCCGTAGAAAAAGCGAAAATCCGTGAAAAAGCTGAATTCGCCACTCATCATGTTTGGGTAACAAAGTACAAACCCGGTGAACTCTATGCAGGTGGCGATTATCCCAACCAAACCAACCCCGGACAAGGTTTACCACAATATATCGCTGATGACGAGTCTTTAACAGGTGAAGATGTCGTGCTGTGGTACACAATGGGCGTCACCCATATTCCGCGACCAGAGGATTGGCCCGTGATGCCAACTCACCGAGTTGGGTTTAAGCTGATCCCTAGAGGCTTCTTTAGTCGTAATCCCGCAATTAATTTACCTGAATAA
- a CDS encoding tetratricopeptide repeat protein, with protein sequence MDNNLAVVYLSVFIGILAFAAVSVFREIFKSRKRENALSRLRKKLDKEKGTAQEYYELASIYSEKKVFAQAIPLFQKAIKAAVEEEEEIAPIYNGLGYTYFAQEQYDLAIRQYKEALKYKPDYVTALNNLGHAYERKKLNAPALEMYEQALKLAPNNTTAKRRAESLRRLVTG encoded by the coding sequence ATGGATAATAATTTAGCGGTTGTTTATCTCTCAGTTTTCATTGGCATACTCGCATTTGCGGCTGTAAGCGTTTTTCGTGAGATATTTAAATCTCGCAAGCGTGAAAACGCTCTGTCACGCTTGAGAAAAAAATTGGATAAAGAAAAAGGTACGGCTCAAGAATATTATGAGTTAGCCAGTATTTATTCTGAAAAAAAAGTATTTGCCCAAGCGATACCACTGTTTCAAAAAGCTATTAAAGCAGCGGTCGAAGAGGAAGAAGAAATTGCTCCTATTTACAATGGTTTGGGTTATACTTACTTTGCCCAAGAGCAATATGATTTAGCGATTCGTCAATACAAAGAAGCCCTCAAATATAAACCCGACTACGTAACAGCACTGAATAATCTTGGTCACGCCTACGAGCGAAAAAAATTAAATGCTCCGGCGCTAGAAATGTATGAACAAGCACTCAAATTAGCTCCAAATAACACTACTGCAAAACGTCGTGCTGAATCTTTGCGTCGTTTGGTTACTGGGTAA
- a CDS encoding transporter substrate-binding domain-containing protein — translation MNKRCNRWSGINRLHLILSATLILCLCFSFLGTGWIASAAQMPEIQRRGYLKIAVKDNLRPLGFRDANGNLQGLEIDLAKRLAVDLLGKADAVKMQPVANSDRLRVVLEKKVDLAIARVTATESRSRLVNFSVPYYFDSTSFVTSNASIQELRNLAKRKIAVLNNSSTIAQVRYFIPTAELVGVNSYTEARSLIESNSADAFAADTSILSGWVQEYPEYRLLQTKLSTFPLSVVMPKGLQYDELRRRVNNAIARYIESGWLKERTQYWGVGDAPYSSQEETTDN, via the coding sequence ATGAATAAAAGATGTAACAGATGGTCAGGAATTAATCGGTTACATCTGATATTGTCCGCCACCCTGATTTTGTGTTTGTGTTTCTCCTTCTTGGGGACAGGATGGATTGCATCTGCCGCCCAAATGCCTGAAATTCAGCGGCGGGGCTATCTAAAGATCGCAGTTAAAGATAATCTACGTCCTTTGGGATTTAGAGATGCTAACGGCAATTTACAAGGGTTAGAAATTGACTTGGCAAAGCGCTTGGCAGTTGACTTACTAGGTAAAGCTGATGCCGTCAAGATGCAACCAGTAGCCAATAGCGATCGCCTGAGAGTCGTTTTAGAAAAAAAAGTTGATTTGGCGATCGCTAGAGTCACAGCCACCGAGTCCCGCTCCCGCTTAGTGAATTTCAGCGTTCCTTACTACTTCGATAGCACAAGTTTTGTTACAAGCAACGCCTCTATCCAGGAGTTAAGAAATTTAGCTAAACGAAAAATTGCTGTACTCAACAACTCCAGCACTATTGCCCAGGTGCGATATTTTATCCCGACGGCTGAATTAGTGGGAGTGAATTCCTACACAGAAGCGCGATCGCTAATCGAAAGCAACAGCGCCGATGCATTTGCCGCCGATACAAGCATTCTGAGTGGTTGGGTGCAAGAATATCCCGAATATCGCCTACTGCAAACCAAGCTATCAACCTTCCCCTTATCGGTAGTCATGCCCAAAGGATTGCAGTACGATGAGTTAAGACGACGGGTGAATAATGCGATCGCTCGTTACATTGAATCCGGCTGGCTCAAAGAACGTACCCAGTATTGGGGAGTAGGGGATGCCCCCTACAGTAGTCAAGAAGAAACAACGGATAACTGA
- the rplT gene encoding 50S ribosomal protein L20 — translation MTRVKRGNVARKRRNKVLKLAKGFRGSHSTLFRTANQQVMKALRSAYRDRKKKKRDFRRLWITRINAASRQHGLSYSQLIGNLKKAEIQLNRKMLAQLAVLDPATFGKVAELASQQKG, via the coding sequence ATGACCCGGGTAAAACGCGGTAATGTAGCTCGTAAACGCCGCAATAAAGTTCTCAAACTAGCTAAAGGGTTTCGTGGTTCCCACTCAACTCTGTTTAGAACAGCTAACCAACAGGTAATGAAGGCCCTACGGAGTGCCTATCGCGATCGCAAAAAGAAGAAGCGCGATTTCCGTCGTCTCTGGATTACCCGCATCAACGCAGCCTCCAGACAGCATGGCTTGAGTTACAGCCAGTTGATCGGCAACTTGAAAAAAGCTGAGATCCAACTAAATCGCAAGATGTTGGCACAATTGGCAGTCCTCGATCCTGCTACCTTCGGCAAAGTCGCTGAATTAGCAAGTCAACAGAAAGGATAA
- the rpmI gene encoding 50S ribosomal protein L35 has protein sequence MPKLKTRKAAAKRFRATGTGKIVRRKAFKSHLLEHKSSNKKRGLRQTALVHETDADNVRLMLPYL, from the coding sequence ATGCCTAAACTCAAGACCCGTAAAGCAGCTGCGAAGCGATTCCGTGCCACCGGCACCGGTAAAATTGTGCGTCGCAAAGCCTTCAAAAGCCACCTTCTAGAGCACAAGTCTTCTAACAAAAAGCGCGGTTTACGCCAAACTGCCCTTGTACATGAAACTGACGCAGACAACGTGCGCTTGATGCTGCCATATTTGTAA